The Athalia rosae chromosome 7, iyAthRosa1.1, whole genome shotgun sequence genome window below encodes:
- the LOC105693196 gene encoding organic cation transporter protein: MGDVDNDLEELMSRLGDFGKYQAWQFSLHVISALTAGMHMMTLVTVAAVPDHRCAIPGVDADNFTAHWNSSEVLDSIPRSELGALDSCRIYGANGTTTDCDSWVYDTTYYRSSRGMEWNFVCSRRWMGALAQSAYMIGVFTGAVTLGSLADTHGRKKIFYTSSVLQTILGVSVALTPEYFSFLVLRFLYGVFGSAGAYITGFVLSMEIVGPSKRTVCGIAFQAVFAVGIMLVAGWGAVIKDRMWLQIVYGLHGALLMGHWWLIDESPRWLWAQGRTKEALAIIQKGLRMNGNDANVDVARYVSRGKARESSRDERAYGISDLFKTPNLRKKSVNVCLNWFANSIAYYGLSLGTGSLKGNPFLMLFLFSLVELPSYVVTVLLMDRTGRRSLISTTMILGGLCCVTASYIPQTDYRSVVVTISMLGKAFIASSFAIIYNYSAELFPTVLRNTALGVGSMCARLSGAMTPLIMLLDSLDPRVPAVVFGCLALVSGFLALYLPETLNQPMPQSLDDGEKFGVGDTCFASCVRSRSAKDRGVYEVALQDSDYKEIDKDTDRA, from the coding sequence ATGGGGGACGTGGACAACGACCTGGAAGAACTGATGTCGCGTCTCGGCGATTTCGGCAAGTATCAGGCATGGCAATTCTCGCTGCACGTGATCTCGGCGCTCACCGCGGGTATGCACATGATGACGCTCGTGACGGTCGCCGCGGTGCCGGATCACAGATGCGCGATACCCGGCGTGGACGCGGACAACTTCACCGCCCACTGGAACAGCTCGGAGGTGCTCGATTCCATCCCCAGAAGCGAACTCGGCGCACTCGACTCCTGCCGCATTTACGGAGCGAACGGGACCACGACGGATTGCGACTCCTGGGTCTACGACACCACCTACTACCGGTCGTCCAGAGGTATGGAATGGAACTTCGTATGCTCCCGCAGATGGATGGGCGCCCTGGCCCAGTCCGCTTACATGATCGGGGTTTTCACGGGCGCCGTCACTCTGGGTAGCTTGGCCGACACCCACGGAAGGAAGAAGATATTTTACACATCCTCCGTGCTGCAAACGATCCTCGGCGTGTCGGTGGCCCTCACGCCCGAATATTTCAGTTTTCTGGTCCTCAGATTTTTGTACGGCGTATTCGGGTCGGCCGGTGCTTACATAACGGGATTCGTCCTTTCCATGGAGATAGTCGGACCCTCGAAGCGCACCGTCTGCGGCATAGCCTTCCAAGCGGTATTCGCCGTCGGTATCATGCTGGTGGCGGGTTGGGGAGCGGTCATAAAGGACAGAATGTGGCTTCAGATCGTCTACGGGCTCCACGGTGCTCTGTTGATGGGCCATTGGTGGCTGATAGACGAATCGCCGCGTTGGCTCTGGGCTCAGGGGCGCACGAAAGAAGCCCTGGCCATAATCCAAAAGGGTTTACGGATGAACGGCAACGACGCGAACGTCGACGTGGCCCGTTACGTGTCCCGAGGGAAGGCCCGCGAATCGTCCAGGGACGAACGTGCTTACGGGATCTCGGACCTCTTCAAAACGCCGAATCTCCGCAAGAAGTCCGTCAACGTTTGCCTGAACTGGTTCGCGAATTCCATAGCGTATTACGGTCTGTCGCTCGGTACCGGGAGTCTCAAAGGGAATCCCTTTCTGATGCTCTTCCTGTTCTCGCTCGTCGAATTGCCCAGCTACGTCGTCACCGTTCTGCTCATGGACCGAACCGGTCGAAGAAGTTTAATAAGCACCACGATGATCCTCGGCGGTTTATGCTGCGTGACGGCGTCTTACATTCCGCAAACCGATTACCGATCCGTCGTCGTGACGATATCCATGTTAGGGAAGGCCTTCATCGCCTCCTCCTTCGCtataatatacaattattCGGCCGAATTATTCCCGACGGTATTGAGAAACACCGCGCTCGGCGTGGGTTCGATGTGCGCTCGTTTGAGCGGCGCGATGACACCGCTGATAATGTTATTGGATTCCTTGGATCCGAGAGTACCCGCGGTGGTGTTCGGTTGCCTCGCCCTTGTTTCCGGATTCCTCGCTCTTTACTTACCGGAAACATTGAACCAACCGATGCCGCAAAGTTTGGacgacggtgaaaaattcgGCGTCGGCGACACCTGCTTCGCATCCTGCGTGAGATCGCGATCGGCGAAAGACAGAGGAGTTTACGAAGTCGCTCTCCAGGATTCCGATTACAAGGAAATCGACAAGGATACCGATCGAGCGTAA
- the LOC105693252 gene encoding aminopeptidase N isoform X1, whose protein sequence is MTKNRSCADTVRSAARNSMTQSREVLAMMDAHTTTFGRKRGCTVSRCGGFLLGTLFLLSVVVTALLVYHFAPCADSVSRTGNREAGMPGIKIGKGFGAAGFAGKKLDLRLPRSVVPVLYRLKLTPFIWPGNFTFNGEVEILVNVTEDTKNITLHSTNLDIDEAATKVKIYLPDDGTIRKQTEDIGVEKQTNDTLRQFHVIHTSNLLKAGKRYTVNLKFVGYLNDYLEGFYRSSYTVGNQTRWIATTQFQPTDARQAFPCFDEPALKAQFEISIARPKNMTSISNMKGTVDRRPIPGLPTYEWDRYERSVPMSTYLVAFVVSDFATMTSKDGKVSVWARSEALDQSLYSLEIAPKILKYFEDYFRIEFPLPKMDMIALPDFSAGAMENWGLITYRETAMLYQESVSTSSNLQRVATVVSHELAHQWFGNLVTPSWWTDLWLNEGFASYVEYLGMDSVEPDWRVLEQFVVHEVQNVFGLDALESSHPISVKVGDPDEISEIFDRISYAKGASIIRMMDHFLTTDVFKRGLTNYLREKAYQSAEQNDLWDALTKQAHEDKVLDQRTTVKQIMDTWTLQTGFPVVTVIRDYERGGATLTQQRFLLQNSTTTSQSGNEPLWWVPITFTSQNELNFKNTKPSHWMEAEPSLTLHNLKARSNEWMIFNVQETGYYRVNYDERNWRLIIQELSKSSFKNISTINRAQLVDDALNLARAGQIDYATALDVTSYLAHESEYLPWKAAYTAMGYLDSMLVKAEGYDRFRIFALKLLDNVYKLTGFIDALGDPHLTVYSRIGVLSWACSLGHEDCVRNAVTQFHNWRTTPSPEKNNPISPNLKSVVYCTAIRVGGQIEWDFAWQQYQLTNVGSEKDLLLHALGCSRETWILSRYLNWAVTENSGIRKQDASRIFGSVSNSVIGQPLAFNFLRNEWARIKTYLGSSLSNLNSIITSSTKRLNAKYQLNDLLEFANDHSAELGTAKRAVQQAAEHAQANIKWLERNHGTILSWLKRATA, encoded by the exons ATGACGAAAAATCGCAGCTGCGCAGACACGGTGAG GTCAGCGGCGCGTAATTCGATGACACAATCCCGCGAAGTGCTGGCAATGATGGACGCTCACACGACAACGTTCGGCCGTAAACGTGGATGTACCGTATCGAGATGCGGTGGATTTTTGCTCGGTACACTTTTCCTGCTTTCCGTCGTCGTCACGGCTCTGTTGGTCTACCATTTTGCGCCGTGTGCCGACTCTGTTTCCCGTACCGGGAATCGCGAAGCCGGCATGCCTGGAATAAAGATTGGAAAAGGATTTGGCGCCGCTGGATTTGCGGGGAAAAAACTTGATTTGAGATTACCGAGGTCCGTTGTACCGGTTTTGTaccggttgaaattaacgCCGTTCATTTGGCCGGGAAATTTCACCTTCAACGGTGAG GTTGAAATTTTGGTCAACGTTACCGAAGatacgaaaaatattacgCTTCACTCGACGAATCTTGACATCGACGAGGCGGCTACGAAGGTGAAAATCTACCTACCGGACGACGGAACGATTCGAAAACAGACGGAGGACATTGGCGTTGAGAAACAAACCAACGACACGCTCAGACAGTTTCACGTCATTCACACGTCGAATTTATTGAAGGCCGGCAAGCGGTACACGGTGAATCTTAAGTTCGTTGGATATTTGAACGACTACCTGGAAGGATTTTACCGCAGTTCTTACACGGTCGGCAATCAGACGAG ATGGATTGCAACCACGCAATTTCAACCCACAGATGCGAGACAGGCATTCCCTTGTTTCGACGAGCCTGCCCTGAAGGCGCAGTTCGAAATTAGCATCGCACGTCCAAAGAACATGACTTCCATATCCAACATGAAAGGAACCGTCGATCGCAGGCCGAT ccCCGGGTTGCCGACCTACGAATGGGACCGCTACGAACGGTCGGTACCGATGTCCACATACCTGGTGGCATTCGTAGTATCAGATTTTGCAACAATGACATCGAAGGATGGCAAAGTTAGCGTTTGGGCTCGAAGCGAGGCTCTCGATCAGTCTTTGTACAGTTTAGAAATCGCCCCGAAGATATTAAAGTATTTCGAAGATTATTTCCGAATCGAGTTTCCGCTACCCAAAATGGACATGATCGCTCTTCCCGATTTCTCGGCAGGTGCAATGGAGAATTGGGGTCTGATTACGTACAG AGAGACTGCAATGCTTTATCAAGAGAGCGTTTCGACTAGCAGTAATTTACAGAGAGTCGCAACGGTCGTTTCTCACGAGCTCGCCCATCAGTGGTTCGGTAACTTGGTAACACCGAGTTGGTGGACGGATCTTTGGCTTAACGAAGGATTTGCCAGCTACGTCGAGTACCTCGGCATGGACTCT GTTGAACCGGATTGGAGGGTCCTTGAACAATTCGTTGTTCACGAAGTGCAAAACGTTTTCGGGCTGGACGCTCTGGAGTCGTCTCACCCAATATCCGTAAAAGTCGGTGATCCTGACGAAAttagtgaaatttttgatcgaaTTTCATACGCGAAgg GAGCATCGATAATTCGTATGATGGATCATTTTCTCACCACTGACGTTTTCAAAAGAGGACTCACCAATTACTTGAGAGAAAA AGCTTACCAAAGCGCGGAACAAAATGACCTGTGGGATGCACTGACGAAACAAGCGCATGAAGATAAAGTTCTGGATCAACGTACGACGGTTAAACAGATAATGGATACCTGGACTCTGCAGACAGGATTTCCGGTGGTCACGGTTATTAGAGATTACGAAAGAGGCGGTGCAACCTTGACGCAG CAACGCTTCCTTCTACAAAATAGTACCACTACCTCGCAGTCGGGTAACGAACCGCTGTGGTGGGTACCGATTACTTTCACATCGCAGAATGAGTTGAActttaaaaatacaaaaccaTCCCACTGGATGGAGGCTGAGCCTTCTCTAACTCTTCACAATCTGAAAGCACGTTCAAATGAATGGATGATATTCAACGTACAAGAAACTG GCTACTACCGTGTGAATTACGACGAACGAAACTGGCGGCTCATTATTCAGGAACTTTCAAAGTCttcgttcaaaaatatttccacgaTAAACCGAGCACAATTGGTAGACGATGCTTTGAACCTCGCAAGAGCTGGCCAAATAGACTATGCTACTGCTTTAGATGTTACTTCGTACCTTGCTCACGAAAGCGAATATCTGCCATGGAAAGCGGCATACACGGCGATGGGGTACCTGGACAGTATGCTCGTGAAGGCCGAAGGATATGACAGATTCCGG atatttgcATTGAAATTGCTCGACAACGTCTATAAACTGACAGGTTTCATCGATGCCCTTGGCGATCCACATTTAACGGTTTACAGTCGCATAGGTGTGCTGAGCTGGGCTTGTAGCTTGGGACATGAGGACTGTGTGAGAAATGCTGTAACACAATTCCACAACTGGCGTACGACCCCGAGcccagaaaaaaacaaccc AATCTCACCAAACTTGAAGAGTGTCGTTTATTGCACCGCTATTCGGGTTGGAGGGCAGATCGAATGGGACTTTGCCTGGCAGCAGTACCAACTCACAAATGTTGGCTCAGAGAAAGATCTGCTTCTTCATGCGCTTGGCTGCAGCAGAGAAACCTGGATTCTGAGCAGATATTTGAACTGGGCTGTAACTGAGAATTCTGGTATCAGAAAGCAGGATGCTTCGAGGATCTTTGGATCCGTATCGAATAGTGTAATCGGACAGCCACTTGCCTTCAACTTCCTCAGAAACGAATGGGCGCGGATAAAGACGTA TCTGGGATCTTCGCTCTCAAATCTTAACAGCATCATCACCTCGTCTACAAAGAGATTAAACGCCAAATATCAGCTCAATGAT CTTTTGGAGTTTGCAAATGATCACAGTGCCGAGCTTGGAACGGCAAAGCGAGCTGTACAACAAGCAGCGGAACATGCTCAAGCTAACATCAAGTGGCTCGAGCGTAACCATGGGACAATTCTGAGTTGGTTGAAGCGAGCTACAGCCTAG
- the LOC105693248 gene encoding uncharacterized protein LOC105693248 has product MNLRMFANRIFPRLITYSSQAAGILAPLTIPPAHIAVLYYFWPEFSRNVDKRYCSCSCWDTVFKGSYESGVASYKHMYFNATINTIKIWCMIVFGIIAFYEIIKHLAWLAMHFRLRIGMLILFCTAVFSHYYSWWVYINYWNDDFYSQWYHQLFFTATELLSTIFVVHLADVLNPITHKKAFVIVAIAVMHILAGSWDQFITNVVRGEGYAHQVIRDLGFMIPDILHVAIPLWSMEWRSMYSLPGGSPGIRNIRRDLIYVSGMVVIGLCFCAFMYGKD; this is encoded by the exons ATGAACTTGAGGATGTTTGCAAATCGAATATTTCCAAGATTAATCACATACAGTTCCCAGGCTGCAGGCATTTTAGCACCTCTGACCATTCCGCCTGCACATATAGCTGTGCTTTACTATTTTTGGCCAGAATTCTCACGCAATGTTGACAAACGTTACTGTTCGTGCTCGTGCTGGGATACTGTCTTTAAAG GTTCATATGAATCCGGCGTTGCCTCTTATAAACACATGTATTTTAACGCCACAATCAACACTATCAAAATATGGTGTATGATAGTTTTTGGCATAATCGCCTTTTatgaaattatcaaacatCTAGCTTGGCTGGCTATGCATTTTCGATTGAGAATCGGGATGTTGATACTTTTTTGTACTGCAGTATTTTCTCACTACTATTCGTGGTGGGTGTACATAAATTACTGGAACGACGATTTTTACTCGCAATGGTaccatcaattatttttcactgctACCGAATTATTGtcaaccattttcgtcgtCCATTTGGCAGACGTTCTGAATCCGATCACACATAAAAAAGCATTTGTTATCGTTGCAATTGCGGTTATGCACATCTTGGCTGGTAGTTGGGACCAGTTTATTACAAATGTTGTCCGAGGAGAAGGATACGCTCATcag GTCATTCGGGATCTAGGCTTCATGATCCCCGATATTCTCCATGTCGCGATACCATTGTGGTCCATGGAGTGGCGTAGCATGTACAGCTTGCCTGGTGGTAGCCCAGGCATACGGAACATCAGGAGAGACCTCATTTACGTTTCAGGGATGGTCGTAATCGGATTATGCTTTTGTGCTTTTATGTATGGCAAGGATTGA
- the LOC105693252 gene encoding aminopeptidase N isoform X2 — translation MTQSREVLAMMDAHTTTFGRKRGCTVSRCGGFLLGTLFLLSVVVTALLVYHFAPCADSVSRTGNREAGMPGIKIGKGFGAAGFAGKKLDLRLPRSVVPVLYRLKLTPFIWPGNFTFNGEVEILVNVTEDTKNITLHSTNLDIDEAATKVKIYLPDDGTIRKQTEDIGVEKQTNDTLRQFHVIHTSNLLKAGKRYTVNLKFVGYLNDYLEGFYRSSYTVGNQTRWIATTQFQPTDARQAFPCFDEPALKAQFEISIARPKNMTSISNMKGTVDRRPIPGLPTYEWDRYERSVPMSTYLVAFVVSDFATMTSKDGKVSVWARSEALDQSLYSLEIAPKILKYFEDYFRIEFPLPKMDMIALPDFSAGAMENWGLITYRETAMLYQESVSTSSNLQRVATVVSHELAHQWFGNLVTPSWWTDLWLNEGFASYVEYLGMDSVEPDWRVLEQFVVHEVQNVFGLDALESSHPISVKVGDPDEISEIFDRISYAKGASIIRMMDHFLTTDVFKRGLTNYLREKAYQSAEQNDLWDALTKQAHEDKVLDQRTTVKQIMDTWTLQTGFPVVTVIRDYERGGATLTQQRFLLQNSTTTSQSGNEPLWWVPITFTSQNELNFKNTKPSHWMEAEPSLTLHNLKARSNEWMIFNVQETGYYRVNYDERNWRLIIQELSKSSFKNISTINRAQLVDDALNLARAGQIDYATALDVTSYLAHESEYLPWKAAYTAMGYLDSMLVKAEGYDRFRIFALKLLDNVYKLTGFIDALGDPHLTVYSRIGVLSWACSLGHEDCVRNAVTQFHNWRTTPSPEKNNPISPNLKSVVYCTAIRVGGQIEWDFAWQQYQLTNVGSEKDLLLHALGCSRETWILSRYLNWAVTENSGIRKQDASRIFGSVSNSVIGQPLAFNFLRNEWARIKTYLGSSLSNLNSIITSSTKRLNAKYQLNDLLEFANDHSAELGTAKRAVQQAAEHAQANIKWLERNHGTILSWLKRATA, via the exons ATGACACAATCCCGCGAAGTGCTGGCAATGATGGACGCTCACACGACAACGTTCGGCCGTAAACGTGGATGTACCGTATCGAGATGCGGTGGATTTTTGCTCGGTACACTTTTCCTGCTTTCCGTCGTCGTCACGGCTCTGTTGGTCTACCATTTTGCGCCGTGTGCCGACTCTGTTTCCCGTACCGGGAATCGCGAAGCCGGCATGCCTGGAATAAAGATTGGAAAAGGATTTGGCGCCGCTGGATTTGCGGGGAAAAAACTTGATTTGAGATTACCGAGGTCCGTTGTACCGGTTTTGTaccggttgaaattaacgCCGTTCATTTGGCCGGGAAATTTCACCTTCAACGGTGAG GTTGAAATTTTGGTCAACGTTACCGAAGatacgaaaaatattacgCTTCACTCGACGAATCTTGACATCGACGAGGCGGCTACGAAGGTGAAAATCTACCTACCGGACGACGGAACGATTCGAAAACAGACGGAGGACATTGGCGTTGAGAAACAAACCAACGACACGCTCAGACAGTTTCACGTCATTCACACGTCGAATTTATTGAAGGCCGGCAAGCGGTACACGGTGAATCTTAAGTTCGTTGGATATTTGAACGACTACCTGGAAGGATTTTACCGCAGTTCTTACACGGTCGGCAATCAGACGAG ATGGATTGCAACCACGCAATTTCAACCCACAGATGCGAGACAGGCATTCCCTTGTTTCGACGAGCCTGCCCTGAAGGCGCAGTTCGAAATTAGCATCGCACGTCCAAAGAACATGACTTCCATATCCAACATGAAAGGAACCGTCGATCGCAGGCCGAT ccCCGGGTTGCCGACCTACGAATGGGACCGCTACGAACGGTCGGTACCGATGTCCACATACCTGGTGGCATTCGTAGTATCAGATTTTGCAACAATGACATCGAAGGATGGCAAAGTTAGCGTTTGGGCTCGAAGCGAGGCTCTCGATCAGTCTTTGTACAGTTTAGAAATCGCCCCGAAGATATTAAAGTATTTCGAAGATTATTTCCGAATCGAGTTTCCGCTACCCAAAATGGACATGATCGCTCTTCCCGATTTCTCGGCAGGTGCAATGGAGAATTGGGGTCTGATTACGTACAG AGAGACTGCAATGCTTTATCAAGAGAGCGTTTCGACTAGCAGTAATTTACAGAGAGTCGCAACGGTCGTTTCTCACGAGCTCGCCCATCAGTGGTTCGGTAACTTGGTAACACCGAGTTGGTGGACGGATCTTTGGCTTAACGAAGGATTTGCCAGCTACGTCGAGTACCTCGGCATGGACTCT GTTGAACCGGATTGGAGGGTCCTTGAACAATTCGTTGTTCACGAAGTGCAAAACGTTTTCGGGCTGGACGCTCTGGAGTCGTCTCACCCAATATCCGTAAAAGTCGGTGATCCTGACGAAAttagtgaaatttttgatcgaaTTTCATACGCGAAgg GAGCATCGATAATTCGTATGATGGATCATTTTCTCACCACTGACGTTTTCAAAAGAGGACTCACCAATTACTTGAGAGAAAA AGCTTACCAAAGCGCGGAACAAAATGACCTGTGGGATGCACTGACGAAACAAGCGCATGAAGATAAAGTTCTGGATCAACGTACGACGGTTAAACAGATAATGGATACCTGGACTCTGCAGACAGGATTTCCGGTGGTCACGGTTATTAGAGATTACGAAAGAGGCGGTGCAACCTTGACGCAG CAACGCTTCCTTCTACAAAATAGTACCACTACCTCGCAGTCGGGTAACGAACCGCTGTGGTGGGTACCGATTACTTTCACATCGCAGAATGAGTTGAActttaaaaatacaaaaccaTCCCACTGGATGGAGGCTGAGCCTTCTCTAACTCTTCACAATCTGAAAGCACGTTCAAATGAATGGATGATATTCAACGTACAAGAAACTG GCTACTACCGTGTGAATTACGACGAACGAAACTGGCGGCTCATTATTCAGGAACTTTCAAAGTCttcgttcaaaaatatttccacgaTAAACCGAGCACAATTGGTAGACGATGCTTTGAACCTCGCAAGAGCTGGCCAAATAGACTATGCTACTGCTTTAGATGTTACTTCGTACCTTGCTCACGAAAGCGAATATCTGCCATGGAAAGCGGCATACACGGCGATGGGGTACCTGGACAGTATGCTCGTGAAGGCCGAAGGATATGACAGATTCCGG atatttgcATTGAAATTGCTCGACAACGTCTATAAACTGACAGGTTTCATCGATGCCCTTGGCGATCCACATTTAACGGTTTACAGTCGCATAGGTGTGCTGAGCTGGGCTTGTAGCTTGGGACATGAGGACTGTGTGAGAAATGCTGTAACACAATTCCACAACTGGCGTACGACCCCGAGcccagaaaaaaacaaccc AATCTCACCAAACTTGAAGAGTGTCGTTTATTGCACCGCTATTCGGGTTGGAGGGCAGATCGAATGGGACTTTGCCTGGCAGCAGTACCAACTCACAAATGTTGGCTCAGAGAAAGATCTGCTTCTTCATGCGCTTGGCTGCAGCAGAGAAACCTGGATTCTGAGCAGATATTTGAACTGGGCTGTAACTGAGAATTCTGGTATCAGAAAGCAGGATGCTTCGAGGATCTTTGGATCCGTATCGAATAGTGTAATCGGACAGCCACTTGCCTTCAACTTCCTCAGAAACGAATGGGCGCGGATAAAGACGTA TCTGGGATCTTCGCTCTCAAATCTTAACAGCATCATCACCTCGTCTACAAAGAGATTAAACGCCAAATATCAGCTCAATGAT CTTTTGGAGTTTGCAAATGATCACAGTGCCGAGCTTGGAACGGCAAAGCGAGCTGTACAACAAGCAGCGGAACATGCTCAAGCTAACATCAAGTGGCTCGAGCGTAACCATGGGACAATTCTGAGTTGGTTGAAGCGAGCTACAGCCTAG